A single window of Candidatus Poribacteria bacterium DNA harbors:
- a CDS encoding sugar phosphate isomerase/epimerase, with protein sequence MHVGLMAGTIRRETLSETLDAIVEHDVHHLQYHVPAGLSLAEVRKEIDDRQITISALGGTYNMIDPNVEKRHAGLQMLRSVAEQCAPMGTSVITICTGSRDPDSMWRAHPDNNTPEAWRDLIESMKQALAVAEEYEVTLALEPEVANVVDSAQKARRLLDEMQSPYLKVCMDGANVFHKGELPKMREILDEAFALLGDDIALAHAKDLDRDGQAGHLAAGTGLLDYDQYLGLLKESGYDGAVVLHGLSEEQVPFCTGFLREKIAAL encoded by the coding sequence ATGCACGTTGGACTTATGGCAGGAACGATTCGGCGGGAAACGCTCAGTGAGACGCTGGACGCTATTGTGGAACACGATGTCCACCATTTACAATATCATGTGCCTGCAGGATTATCACTTGCGGAGGTTCGCAAGGAGATAGATGACCGACAGATTACAATCTCGGCACTTGGAGGCACCTACAACATGATTGATCCCAATGTTGAGAAACGGCACGCTGGATTGCAGATGTTGCGTTCTGTTGCAGAGCAGTGTGCGCCGATGGGGACATCCGTGATTACGATCTGTACCGGCTCGCGGGACCCAGACAGTATGTGGCGCGCACACCCTGATAACAATACACCAGAAGCATGGCGCGATCTTATTGAATCTATGAAGCAGGCATTGGCGGTCGCCGAGGAATACGAGGTGACACTCGCGCTTGAACCTGAAGTCGCGAACGTGGTCGATTCTGCACAGAAGGCGCGTCGGCTGCTTGATGAGATGCAATCGCCATACCTGAAGGTTTGTATGGACGGTGCGAATGTCTTCCACAAAGGGGAATTACCGAAGATGCGAGAGATACTTGATGAGGCGTTCGCACTCCTTGGGGACGATATTGCGTTGGCACACGCGAAGGACTTGGATCGCGATGGACAGGCAGGCCATCTCGCTGCTGGGACAGGGTTGTTGGACTATGATCAGTATCTCGGTCTCTTAAAGGAGAGCGGGTATGACGGGGCGGTCGTGTTGCACGGGCTATCGGAAGAACAAGTGCCTTTCTGTACGGGGTTTTTGCGGGAGAAAATCGCTGCCTTATAG
- a CDS encoding alpha-keto acid decarboxylase family protein, which translates to MYNRPPTIGEYLLRKLEGYDIEHIFGVPGDYVLRFCDLIEQSSIQHIGMTREDAAGYAADAYARIKGMGAACVTYCVGGLSMVNAVAGAYAEKSPVVVISGAPGIREHGKDALLHHKVRDFHTQQRIYDEITVATALLDEPFTAFNEIDRVLDAVYRYKRPGYIEIPRDMVDVRGTLYQRPSTGEHLSDPETLDAAVEDAIDFINHSKRPVILAGVELHRFGYQNKLLRLIEEKRIPVVATLLGKSVVQESHPLYLGIYEGAMGRQEVRQFVEDSDCVIILGAFMTDVNLGIYTANLDRTRSIYATSEKITVRYHNYEEVMFDDFIDGINSPKLRKRRKPNLGWASPDKDPFKVEPDKPLTTSRLFQHLNEFINGELTVIADVGDSLFGAAELRIHQHTNFISPAYYTTMGFAVPASVGAQLSMPDTRCLVIVGDGAFQMTGTELSTTVRYGLNPIVLVLNNHGYGTERHLLDGSFNDIGCWNYSCMPTLFGAGRGYYVRTEGEFDEAIKAALVETEYFTLIEAELEKLDTSPALARLAERMSGKI; encoded by the coding sequence ATGTATAACAGACCTCCAACAATCGGCGAATACCTACTCAGAAAATTAGAAGGCTATGACATTGAACACATCTTCGGCGTTCCGGGCGATTATGTCCTGCGGTTCTGTGACCTCATCGAGCAGAGTTCAATTCAGCATATCGGTATGACCCGTGAGGATGCAGCAGGCTATGCCGCGGATGCATACGCTCGGATAAAAGGCATGGGTGCCGCATGTGTCACCTATTGCGTCGGTGGGTTATCCATGGTGAACGCTGTCGCTGGTGCTTATGCGGAGAAATCACCCGTCGTGGTTATTAGCGGCGCGCCCGGTATCAGAGAACATGGAAAAGATGCCCTCCTTCACCATAAAGTCAGGGATTTCCACACGCAACAACGGATTTATGACGAGATCACCGTCGCAACGGCACTGCTTGACGAACCTTTTACTGCTTTCAACGAAATCGATCGGGTGCTCGATGCCGTCTACCGCTACAAACGTCCGGGATACATTGAAATCCCACGCGATATGGTGGACGTTCGTGGCACGCTCTACCAACGTCCTTCGACGGGCGAACATCTCAGCGATCCGGAAACGCTGGATGCCGCCGTTGAAGATGCGATTGATTTCATCAACCACAGTAAAAGACCCGTCATCCTTGCGGGGGTAGAACTCCACAGATTCGGTTACCAGAACAAATTACTCAGACTTATAGAGGAAAAACGGATCCCAGTGGTGGCAACGCTCCTTGGAAAGTCGGTAGTGCAGGAGTCCCATCCGCTTTACTTGGGTATTTATGAGGGGGCAATGGGAAGACAAGAGGTCCGGCAATTTGTTGAAGATTCGGATTGTGTGATCATCCTCGGGGCATTCATGACGGACGTGAACCTTGGAATTTACACCGCAAATCTCGACCGAACACGCTCAATCTACGCCACTTCTGAAAAAATTACAGTCCGCTACCACAATTACGAAGAGGTGATGTTTGACGATTTCATTGACGGTATTAATTCGCCGAAACTCCGAAAACGACGGAAGCCGAATTTGGGATGGGCCTCTCCAGATAAGGACCCGTTTAAAGTCGAACCCGACAAACCCTTAACAACTTCCCGATTGTTCCAACACCTCAACGAATTCATAAACGGCGAACTGACGGTTATCGCTGATGTCGGCGATAGTCTCTTCGGGGCGGCGGAGCTGCGCATCCATCAACACACCAACTTTATCAGTCCTGCCTACTACACCACAATGGGATTTGCAGTGCCTGCCTCGGTTGGTGCGCAACTGAGTATGCCTGACACGCGGTGTCTCGTTATCGTCGGAGATGGTGCCTTCCAAATGACAGGGACTGAACTCTCAACGACCGTCCGTTACGGACTCAATCCCATTGTGCTTGTCCTGAACAACCACGGCTACGGCACCGAACGGCACCTCCTTGATGGTTCTTTTAATGACATAGGATGTTGGAACTACAGTTGTATGCCGACCCTTTTTGGGGCAGGACGCGGCTACTATGTCCGAACCGAAGGTGAGTTTGATGAAGCCATCAAAGCGGCCCTCGTTGAGACGGAATACTTTACCCTGATTGAAGCGGAACTTGAAAAATTGGATACTTCACCGGCACTCGCTCGGTTAGCAGAACGGATGTCTGGGAAAATCTAA